One Roseiconus lacunae genomic region harbors:
- a CDS encoding condensation domain-containing protein gives MIDTVSNNARIGGKSSERLSLEVREKLVDFLGFESIDEILPNEAFADLGTDSSQAVEFKLILESMYGIELKTSVLFDYPTVDQLVEMLADRLGQIELDGKAISPTDLRPRFNEHLSDSFKLRDGDSFPLSETQQGLWYIGQSRQLDSSFHVPLLFQIDASHEFDPGRFDEALKAIVRRHPALRVTVSYDDSQSSLHQTVVPADTLAASRSIEPSGDLLQQFRKLVQQPMEMQSRPPIETYYAIDQQATWVLIKVHHIVIDGLSAVPLVGELWTEYFRIKEVAGNKTDGESSRIDDASTESLDTGFFQYLRWESDYLRSPQAEADRAYWKKVLIGAEGDVGLQPDLSSDDAPSDVGGQVGCVSVDLESHHNVALENLARELRCPPSAVLLSLYFVLLNRIGDKDDLVVTTPVSGRPGGLRGAYQSSVGCFINLVATRCQITKGTCFASLCQTVSETFLQAVQHGHLPFSEQLRASGHAIASDHGRATFPYSFTYQNIFEAWNDQSDWQRQTILDFALYQEIEDDLTLEVYELPNRRRLNWKYQSTRYSVELVRSWSNLLISLLEQVCDEPSVSIDSLAVRSESGELDHRSEFDRREAARTTPDTVIDWIEQAFEAFPDKVCVFAADGDLTYRQLNHRSRVLADKLGAAGFGPGDLIAINARRDRQTIVELIAVLRCGAAYLPIAVDEPSERHSEIIRQTSATELADALNSKGKSSELADAPSLFDEHTAYVLLTSGTSGIPKAVPIVHHSLVNLCHAMIDLYDLSSDDVVLQFASLTFDMSVEEIFPILCAGGAVVLCDEDRSPRQIRRLIERYAVSVLNLPPSYHRAIRETFDRTTDFYRDVRLVAFGGDSLSAETLGDVLRTVPRVFNAYGPTETTVNAMIAEWSGPPLQKPQVHLGRPIAGTAIAILDKLGRSVPDGSVGELCIWGTGVSTGYVRHASGAFDRQLFPGDPYPTRCYRTGDLARISLNDSDPACRRVELVGRCDDQINLHGFRIEPAEIEKVVESHSSVQAVAVGLADQDRLGMLYVGKAVDYDQWQEWLRTYLPDRMIPQVIGRVDRLPLTTRGKLDRAALATQLRSIEGPFSRHDDQLSFVANDPTWFGIREILAEILQQDEISPSDRFAELGGYSLLAIIATAKLSDHFGITLQLKEFVSIDRLGELRSTIVGLLDQSKTDSNVQRGDMELSVAPLTPQQQRLWILQQLGQGKAYVIPAIADISGSIDVERLRFALNAIGRRHEVLRMTIDLVDGKPVQRFHRDPTIIIEAQSFSDRQRAREWIDRQTEEPFDFASGPLWKTSLANVEGDRSMLLILFHHVIIDAWSMRIFIEELQRFYAIAGNAVDDQLIRQNAPTGRYASYCARPLKESTASVTDDWKSKFQKVQDVQLWPDFQVPKKLSSAGRSVVHPLDAAVNELIGELCRELNLTKAAFWLACLRLYLHRRSGGSDFAVGMPHAGRDGSGTTDLMGFFVGTLVLRLDNPDLQNDVTVGDWLRHAQQTLDEALHHQKLSVDEIIAAVNPERRLDRSPLFQVMLSYAAEPVRSFDLGQATLRPVVPTIDQSKFEWTVSISENSDGSAALSLEYATDLFRESTAASVVKQISELATDLVTGVNSPLMGICNGDGTPSSFDRSEVIKPSDFEVALVRQSQRLPEQIAIDDGMVQLSYKELERQTRLQETDRPTDQTLRHLQPDRTIRTLIDCCKNYRHGHPFVFSNEAQRDMTLPNGTACLAMTSGTQGESKGVVVTGDALDIHNQAFAGLLRLSPKDRVAQYASPEFDLFFEEVFPTLRSGATLCLVPEEVRLDSRMFCQWVEQSRCTVLDLPTAFFHRWALEVIASGQSGKLRAVVVGGEKLDRELAASWVQAFPNIELWNTYGPTEATIICAAHQVRSVEDRCEVPIGRPFAGAELIVVDPDGKPFHRVPYGGTVIGELVVAGSGVAAGYWKSNTLVHEGGFRPHPIDPTQIAYWTGDRVRRDESGVYHFLGRLDDQIKVRGVRVSPDDVADRIRQHPGVEAVAVVADRDGALTRLVAAVVENGYSEHETIRREVSQALPSSMRPDRWLCLDAIPMTSRGKVDRDSILANAVAVNVKDKASKFDDSVEQAFATIWSRLLGHHDFSRDDDFFFVGGHSLSAAMLLREVEHQMNVTLTLSQLFEASTIASQAALVNGITDQSACIDHSMGLVRRLPCQASEPKSLSIVLPGLPGLGDLYEPLARQLATDTDCVSLSLPGIDGYGDVPTTIEGVASCWEGLLQSEIERRPLPICVYAHSFSASVLYLMLNHRPEWHQRINRCVLLDAIPHQPLHGVAGNVDTSRWQSATNLDGLQAEDIRRRLGPLLRSPAIKPTTRLSIDVEFVVASESKPWLAENTWDHFYRAVDVVECVGTHSSIVGFPGCNAWLLRQEDSKTDGGNR, from the coding sequence ATGATCGACACGGTTTCAAACAACGCCAGGATCGGTGGAAAGTCATCGGAGCGACTCTCGCTGGAAGTCCGCGAAAAGTTGGTGGATTTTCTAGGATTCGAGTCGATTGACGAGATCCTTCCCAATGAAGCGTTTGCAGACTTAGGGACCGATTCCAGTCAAGCTGTCGAATTCAAGTTAATCTTGGAATCGATGTATGGAATCGAATTGAAGACTTCGGTGCTGTTCGATTACCCGACGGTTGACCAACTCGTCGAAATGCTTGCCGATCGTTTGGGACAGATTGAATTGGACGGAAAGGCAATCTCCCCAACCGACCTAAGACCGCGATTCAATGAGCATCTCTCGGACTCGTTTAAGCTTCGGGATGGCGATTCGTTTCCACTGTCGGAAACACAGCAAGGGCTGTGGTACATCGGTCAGTCCCGACAGCTTGATTCGAGCTTTCATGTTCCGCTGTTGTTTCAGATCGATGCCTCTCATGAATTCGATCCAGGTCGATTCGATGAAGCACTCAAGGCGATCGTACGGCGTCATCCGGCGCTACGTGTGACAGTGTCGTACGACGACTCTCAAAGCTCACTGCATCAAACGGTTGTGCCAGCGGATACGCTGGCTGCTTCTCGATCAATTGAACCAAGTGGTGATCTTCTGCAACAGTTTCGGAAACTGGTACAACAGCCAATGGAGATGCAGTCTCGCCCGCCAATTGAGACGTACTATGCGATCGATCAGCAAGCGACCTGGGTGTTGATCAAGGTCCATCACATCGTGATCGATGGTTTGTCCGCCGTACCGTTGGTGGGTGAACTATGGACGGAGTACTTTCGGATTAAGGAGGTTGCGGGCAATAAAACGGACGGAGAATCAAGTCGCATTGACGACGCATCAACAGAGTCGCTTGACACCGGCTTTTTTCAGTACCTTCGATGGGAATCAGATTACCTGAGATCCCCGCAAGCAGAGGCGGATCGAGCGTACTGGAAAAAGGTTTTGATCGGGGCGGAAGGCGATGTCGGTTTGCAACCCGATCTTTCCAGTGATGACGCACCTTCGGACGTCGGGGGACAGGTCGGTTGTGTCTCGGTCGACCTAGAGAGTCACCACAATGTCGCTTTGGAAAACTTGGCGCGAGAACTTCGCTGCCCACCTTCGGCGGTGCTTTTGTCGCTGTATTTTGTGCTGCTCAATCGAATTGGTGACAAAGATGATTTAGTGGTTACAACACCGGTTTCAGGACGCCCCGGAGGACTTCGTGGGGCGTATCAGTCCAGCGTGGGGTGCTTCATCAACCTTGTCGCGACGCGATGTCAGATTACCAAGGGCACATGCTTCGCATCGCTTTGTCAAACGGTTTCCGAAACGTTTTTGCAGGCCGTACAGCACGGTCACCTGCCGTTTTCGGAACAGTTGCGTGCTTCCGGTCACGCGATCGCGTCAGATCATGGGCGGGCGACATTTCCCTATTCGTTTACGTACCAAAACATTTTCGAAGCTTGGAACGATCAATCGGATTGGCAACGGCAAACGATATTGGATTTTGCGTTGTACCAGGAAATCGAGGACGACCTCACATTGGAGGTTTATGAGCTTCCGAACCGACGGCGCTTAAATTGGAAGTATCAAAGCACACGCTATTCGGTCGAATTGGTTCGGTCCTGGTCAAACTTGTTGATTTCGTTGCTCGAACAGGTCTGTGACGAACCGTCGGTGTCGATCGATTCCTTAGCCGTCCGTTCGGAGTCGGGGGAGTTGGATCATCGGTCTGAATTTGATCGACGCGAAGCAGCGAGGACGACGCCAGACACGGTGATTGATTGGATTGAGCAGGCCTTTGAAGCATTCCCCGACAAAGTCTGTGTTTTCGCTGCCGATGGTGACTTGACTTACCGGCAACTCAATCATCGCAGCCGTGTCCTTGCCGATAAGCTTGGTGCAGCTGGTTTCGGTCCCGGGGATCTGATCGCGATCAATGCGAGACGCGACAGGCAGACGATCGTTGAGCTAATTGCCGTCTTGCGGTGTGGTGCCGCCTATCTGCCGATCGCGGTGGATGAACCTTCAGAACGTCACTCCGAGATCATACGTCAGACATCAGCTACTGAGTTGGCCGATGCGCTCAATTCGAAAGGCAAGTCAAGCGAGCTGGCAGACGCGCCGTCTTTGTTTGACGAACACACTGCGTACGTTCTATTAACGTCAGGGACGAGTGGAATACCCAAGGCAGTCCCGATCGTCCATCATAGTTTAGTGAACTTGTGTCATGCGATGATCGATCTATACGATCTGTCCTCGGATGACGTGGTACTGCAATTCGCCTCGTTGACCTTCGACATGTCTGTCGAAGAAATCTTTCCGATTCTGTGTGCCGGTGGGGCAGTTGTTCTATGCGACGAAGATCGTTCGCCGCGGCAGATTCGACGATTGATCGAACGTTATGCGGTCAGTGTTTTGAACTTACCGCCTTCCTATCATCGCGCGATCCGTGAAACATTCGACCGCACCACCGACTTCTACCGCGATGTCCGACTCGTCGCCTTCGGAGGAGACTCGCTTTCGGCCGAGACACTTGGCGATGTACTGCGAACCGTTCCTCGTGTCTTCAATGCCTATGGTCCCACCGAAACAACCGTCAATGCGATGATAGCGGAGTGGTCGGGACCTCCGCTTCAAAAGCCGCAAGTTCATCTCGGCAGGCCTATAGCTGGTACCGCGATCGCGATTCTCGACAAACTTGGTCGATCGGTGCCCGACGGCTCGGTTGGTGAACTTTGTATTTGGGGGACGGGTGTTTCAACGGGATACGTTAGGCATGCCAGCGGCGCGTTTGATCGTCAGCTTTTCCCCGGTGATCCGTACCCGACACGTTGTTACCGAACTGGTGATCTGGCGCGGATATCGCTGAATGATTCTGATCCAGCTTGTCGGCGCGTTGAACTTGTTGGTCGGTGTGATGATCAAATTAACTTGCATGGTTTTCGAATTGAACCGGCGGAGATCGAAAAGGTCGTCGAGTCACATTCCAGCGTTCAAGCAGTCGCGGTGGGTTTGGCTGATCAAGATCGGCTGGGAATGCTCTACGTTGGCAAAGCGGTCGACTACGATCAGTGGCAGGAGTGGTTGAGAACCTATCTTCCCGATCGAATGATTCCGCAGGTCATCGGGCGTGTCGATCGGTTGCCGTTAACTACACGAGGGAAGCTCGATCGCGCAGCATTGGCAACACAGTTACGATCGATTGAAGGCCCGTTTAGCCGACATGATGATCAGTTGTCGTTTGTTGCCAACGATCCAACCTGGTTTGGGATTCGTGAGATCCTGGCAGAAATTTTGCAGCAGGATGAAATCTCACCGAGCGACCGATTCGCGGAGTTGGGTGGATATTCATTGTTGGCAATTATAGCCACGGCAAAGTTGTCGGATCATTTCGGTATCACGCTACAGTTGAAAGAGTTTGTTTCAATCGATCGGTTGGGAGAGTTACGATCGACCATCGTAGGGTTGCTCGATCAATCGAAAACTGACTCGAATGTGCAGCGTGGTGATATGGAACTGTCCGTAGCGCCGTTAACGCCACAGCAGCAACGATTGTGGATACTGCAGCAACTCGGGCAGGGGAAGGCGTATGTAATCCCCGCGATTGCGGATATCAGTGGATCCATTGATGTCGAACGACTGCGTTTCGCGTTGAACGCGATTGGCCGTCGACACGAGGTGCTTCGCATGACAATCGATCTAGTCGATGGAAAACCAGTTCAACGCTTCCATCGCGATCCCACGATCATCATCGAAGCACAGTCCTTTTCGGATCGGCAGCGAGCGAGAGAGTGGATCGATCGTCAAACTGAAGAACCTTTCGATTTTGCCTCCGGACCGCTCTGGAAGACGTCGTTGGCGAATGTCGAAGGTGATCGGTCAATGTTGTTGATTCTGTTTCACCATGTGATCATCGATGCATGGTCGATGCGGATCTTTATTGAGGAACTGCAACGATTCTACGCTATCGCTGGTAACGCGGTTGATGACCAATTAATCCGTCAGAATGCTCCCACCGGTCGCTACGCGTCGTACTGTGCTCGTCCGCTGAAAGAGTCGACTGCGTCAGTCACCGACGACTGGAAATCCAAGTTCCAGAAGGTGCAAGACGTTCAGCTTTGGCCTGATTTTCAAGTTCCAAAGAAACTCTCGTCTGCCGGTCGAAGTGTCGTTCATCCTCTAGACGCCGCCGTCAACGAGTTGATTGGCGAACTGTGCCGTGAATTGAACTTAACCAAGGCCGCGTTTTGGTTGGCGTGTCTCCGATTGTATCTGCATCGTCGAAGTGGCGGTTCGGACTTCGCGGTTGGAATGCCTCATGCGGGAAGGGATGGTTCCGGCACGACCGACCTGATGGGCTTTTTTGTCGGCACATTGGTCTTGCGGTTGGACAACCCTGATTTGCAGAACGATGTGACTGTTGGCGATTGGTTACGGCATGCCCAGCAAACGCTTGATGAAGCTCTTCATCATCAAAAGCTGTCCGTCGACGAAATCATTGCTGCAGTGAATCCGGAACGGCGACTTGACCGGTCACCGCTATTTCAGGTCATGCTCAGTTACGCAGCCGAACCGGTGAGGTCATTTGATCTCGGTCAAGCGACGTTGCGTCCGGTCGTTCCAACGATCGATCAGTCGAAGTTCGAGTGGACGGTGTCGATTTCCGAGAACTCCGACGGTTCCGCTGCGCTCTCGCTCGAGTATGCGACCGATTTGTTTCGCGAGTCAACCGCCGCATCGGTCGTGAAGCAAATCAGTGAACTGGCGACGGACTTGGTCACTGGAGTCAACTCACCACTGATGGGCATTTGTAATGGCGATGGTACTCCCAGTAGTTTTGATCGCTCTGAAGTCATCAAACCATCTGATTTCGAAGTCGCACTAGTCCGGCAATCACAACGGCTACCGGAACAGATCGCCATCGATGACGGAATGGTGCAACTGTCATACAAGGAGTTAGAGCGGCAGACGCGTCTTCAAGAAACCGACCGGCCAACCGATCAGACACTGCGTCATCTACAACCGGATCGCACGATCCGAACACTCATCGATTGTTGCAAGAACTATCGGCACGGACATCCGTTCGTTTTTTCGAATGAAGCACAGCGGGACATGACGCTTCCCAATGGGACAGCGTGTCTGGCGATGACCTCGGGAACGCAGGGTGAGTCGAAAGGAGTTGTCGTTACCGGCGACGCACTTGATATACACAATCAGGCGTTCGCAGGATTATTACGATTGAGTCCCAAAGATCGTGTCGCCCAGTACGCCTCACCTGAGTTCGATCTGTTCTTTGAAGAAGTCTTTCCGACGCTTCGATCGGGGGCAACACTTTGTCTTGTACCCGAAGAAGTCCGTCTCGATTCGCGAATGTTTTGTCAGTGGGTGGAGCAATCACGATGCACCGTGTTGGATCTGCCGACGGCTTTCTTCCATCGTTGGGCGCTCGAAGTCATCGCATCGGGTCAATCGGGGAAACTGCGAGCCGTCGTTGTCGGAGGTGAAAAACTTGATCGTGAACTCGCGGCGAGCTGGGTTCAAGCCTTTCCCAACATTGAATTGTGGAATACTTACGGACCAACCGAAGCGACGATTATCTGTGCTGCGCACCAAGTCCGTTCGGTGGAAGATCGCTGTGAGGTTCCGATCGGTCGCCCTTTCGCCGGGGCGGAATTAATCGTTGTTGATCCTGATGGAAAGCCGTTCCATCGTGTGCCATACGGTGGAACCGTGATTGGCGAGTTGGTCGTCGCTGGCTCTGGAGTCGCGGCCGGATATTGGAAGTCCAACACTCTGGTTCACGAAGGTGGTTTTCGTCCACATCCGATTGATCCGACACAGATCGCGTACTGGACCGGCGACCGTGTGCGCCGCGATGAATCCGGTGTGTATCACTTTCTGGGACGTTTAGACGATCAGATCAAGGTTCGCGGGGTGCGCGTCTCTCCGGACGATGTTGCCGATCGAATCCGACAGCACCCAGGGGTCGAGGCCGTCGCTGTCGTTGCAGACAGGGACGGAGCATTAACCCGATTGGTCGCCGCGGTGGTGGAGAATGGTTATTCGGAACATGAAACAATTCGGCGAGAAGTGTCACAGGCATTGCCTTCTTCGATGCGACCGGATCGATGGTTGTGTCTTGATGCGATTCCGATGACGTCGCGGGGGAAGGTGGATCGCGATTCGATCTTAGCAAACGCTGTCGCCGTTAACGTAAAAGACAAAGCCAGCAAATTTGATGATTCCGTCGAACAAGCCTTCGCGACGATTTGGTCTCGATTGCTAGGGCATCATGACTTCAGTCGTGACGATGACTTTTTCTTCGTCGGAGGGCATTCCTTGTCTGCGGCAATGCTGTTGCGTGAAGTCGAACATCAGATGAACGTCACGCTAACGTTGTCGCAGCTTTTCGAAGCATCGACGATCGCCAGCCAAGCAGCGCTGGTCAACGGGATCACTGATCAGTCCGCCTGCATCGACCATTCGATGGGGTTGGTCCGTCGTCTGCCGTGCCAAGCATCAGAACCGAAATCGTTGTCGATCGTGCTCCCGGGATTACCCGGGTTGGGCGATCTGTATGAACCGTTAGCTAGACAACTTGCAACCGATACCGATTGTGTTTCGTTATCGCTGCCGGGGATTGATGGTTACGGTGACGTTCCCACGACGATTGAGGGCGTGGCGTCTTGCTGGGAAGGCCTGCTACAGTCCGAAATCGAACGGAGGCCGTTGCCGATCTGCGTCTATGCCCACAGTTTTTCGGCATCAGTGCTATACCTCATGCTAAATCATCGGCCGGAATGGCATCAAAGAATCAACCGCTGTGTGTTGCTCGATGCGATTCCTCATCAACCCCTTCATGGAGTCGCCGGTAACGTTGATACATCACGTTGGCAGTCAGCGACTAATCTTGATGGCCTGCAAGCGGAAGACATACGTCGCAGGCTTGGGCCGCTGTTGCGATCGCCGGCGATCAAACCCACCACACGTCTCTCGATCGATGTCGAGTTCGTCGTCGCTTCGGAAAGCAAACCATGGCTCGCCGAAAACACTTGGGATCATTTCTACCGGGCAGTAGACGTGGTTGAATGCGTCGGGACCCATTCCAGCATTGTGGGGTTCCCCGGTTGCAACGCTTGGCTACTGCGTCAAGAAGATTCAAAAACAGATGGAGGTAACCGGTGA
- a CDS encoding FcoT family thioesterase, giving the protein MSSILVAKQAITTDALFEVFEVDHDFINRVLTPYRDSCRYLKSARIGFASEQRRWWDSMVAVGDFEIDRSCYIDDTGHFNAVEFNICYNQLAYVLLAVCIRERLLPALDDFTLESFFEKQLSNYLIAQIDSHYHTELNPRGFRGEVRITSAKTRRNLSILKTACRFHDHARGRSDGEVKLVVLGAA; this is encoded by the coding sequence ATGAGTTCAATCTTGGTTGCAAAGCAAGCGATCACGACGGATGCGTTATTCGAGGTTTTTGAAGTCGATCATGACTTCATCAATCGAGTTCTCACGCCCTATCGAGATTCATGTCGATACCTCAAGTCAGCCCGAATCGGTTTCGCATCCGAACAGCGTCGATGGTGGGATTCGATGGTCGCGGTCGGTGATTTTGAGATCGATCGTTCTTGCTATATCGACGATACCGGACACTTCAACGCAGTCGAATTTAATATCTGTTACAACCAGCTCGCGTACGTGTTGCTGGCAGTCTGCATTCGCGAACGGTTGTTGCCAGCACTCGACGATTTCACTCTCGAGTCGTTTTTTGAAAAACAGCTGTCGAACTATCTGATTGCCCAGATCGATAGTCACTATCACACGGAGCTGAACCCGCGTGGGTTCCGCGGTGAGGTTCGAATTACATCGGCAAAAACGAGACGTAATCTTTCGATCTTAAAGACCGCATGTCGGTTCCATGATCATGCTCGCGGTCGAAGCGACGGCGAGGTCAAGCTGGTGGTCCTGGGGGCAGCATGA
- a CDS encoding TauD/TfdA dioxygenase family protein, which yields MTTTETLQIQSPPKDQIGAIVTGIDVNELGADAPQWQLLRDAIYRHRLIVIRDQQLDESQYVECARKLGRPQVYFQSNYHHPNHPEIFVSSNIAENGQKVGVARTGHYWHTDCSFEQQPLSWTSIYPQVFPHDARGTLYIDMEKVYRKLPDHLRDLVDDAVVIHAGQLRYKVQASDIDRSLQELLDRINEEVPPVRHPAVIEHPVTGEKILYLNRGFSVAIEGLSHEENTAKLAELFEFIERPEHIHEHAWSEGDLIIWDNRFLIHMSTAVKPGQHSKSYRIGIYDDHPFYRGLVR from the coding sequence ATGACGACCACCGAAACACTTCAGATTCAATCGCCGCCGAAAGACCAGATCGGAGCGATCGTGACCGGCATCGATGTCAACGAACTCGGCGCCGACGCACCGCAATGGCAGCTGCTGCGCGATGCTATCTACCGACACCGGTTGATCGTGATCCGCGACCAGCAACTCGACGAATCACAATACGTCGAATGTGCGCGCAAGCTTGGGCGGCCTCAGGTCTATTTTCAATCAAACTATCATCATCCCAATCATCCCGAGATTTTTGTCTCGTCAAATATCGCCGAAAACGGACAGAAAGTCGGCGTCGCACGTACGGGGCACTACTGGCACACCGATTGTTCGTTCGAGCAACAACCGTTGTCTTGGACATCGATCTATCCACAGGTTTTCCCACATGATGCCCGTGGGACGCTGTACATCGATATGGAAAAGGTGTACCGCAAGCTGCCCGATCACTTACGTGATCTGGTCGATGACGCGGTCGTCATTCACGCGGGACAACTGAGGTACAAAGTTCAGGCAAGTGATATCGATCGATCGCTTCAAGAACTGCTCGACCGAATTAACGAAGAAGTCCCACCCGTTCGTCACCCTGCCGTGATCGAACACCCGGTGACCGGGGAAAAGATCCTGTATCTCAACCGTGGTTTCTCGGTCGCGATCGAAGGTTTGTCCCACGAAGAAAACACGGCGAAGCTGGCCGAGCTGTTCGAATTTATCGAACGACCCGAGCACATCCATGAGCATGCGTGGTCAGAAGGCGATTTGATTATTTGGGACAACCGGTTCTTGATCCACATGTCGACCGCGGTCAAACCCGGACAGCATAGCAAGAGTTATCGCATCGGTATTTACGATGATCATCCGTTTTACCGGGGACTTGTCCGATGA
- a CDS encoding long-chain-fatty-acid--CoA ligase: MNELPFSTVDTCDTLCSACHVLAKTGGDRDAFVSENRSIRFDQLQISSHRVANALRDEGCDEGTRVAVIGGDAIASYELLFGCAMAGCVLVPVNWRLSPTELIRIIEDSEARLLMIDTPALDKLRSSGCDLPAGVKLLTFDEFARWRDEADFAAIDCRATSETPLVQIYTSGTTGVPKGVVLAHRSFFQLRRSMRSVGDDWMGLHAGDRLLLTLPQFHIGGLWWAIQGYLVGATGYLMPAFTGWQAIELIERHRITQVPMVPAMIQFSMAEPTFESANFSSVRGFLYGGSPISGDLLASAQQAFSQAEFFQIYGLTETGNMAVCLRPEDHNRDDRRLATGRPLSGVSCKIIQPDGTTAPANAVGEVWLKSPSVMLEYWKRPEETADTLSDGWIRTGDAGYLAEDGCLYVCDRLKDMIIYAGENLFPAEIETVLRQHDAIGDVAVIGVPDPKWGESPKAFIELRHGSEKPKVRELLRFAKSQLAEFKVPKSFEFVDQLPRNPSGKVLKKTLRQPYWENQQRKVN, encoded by the coding sequence ATGAACGAATTGCCATTTAGTACCGTCGATACCTGCGACACCCTTTGTAGTGCCTGTCACGTTTTGGCAAAGACGGGTGGTGATCGCGATGCATTTGTTTCTGAAAATCGTTCGATCCGTTTCGATCAGTTGCAGATATCAAGCCATCGAGTAGCCAACGCATTGCGAGACGAAGGGTGCGATGAAGGGACGCGAGTGGCTGTGATTGGCGGTGACGCCATCGCCAGCTACGAGCTTTTGTTCGGGTGCGCCATGGCGGGTTGCGTACTAGTGCCTGTGAATTGGCGGCTATCGCCGACGGAGCTGATTCGGATCATTGAAGATAGCGAAGCTCGTTTGCTGATGATTGATACACCGGCGCTCGACAAATTGCGTTCAAGCGGTTGTGATCTACCCGCCGGGGTGAAGTTGTTGACGTTTGATGAATTCGCCCGTTGGCGTGACGAAGCTGACTTTGCCGCGATCGACTGCAGGGCCACTTCCGAAACTCCTCTCGTGCAAATCTACACTTCGGGGACCACCGGTGTCCCAAAAGGCGTCGTTCTAGCTCATCGATCATTCTTTCAATTGCGTCGTTCGATGCGAAGTGTCGGGGATGATTGGATGGGGCTTCATGCCGGTGACCGGCTGTTGCTGACCTTGCCACAGTTTCACATTGGTGGACTGTGGTGGGCCATCCAAGGCTACTTGGTTGGTGCGACGGGATATCTGATGCCCGCGTTCACCGGCTGGCAAGCGATCGAGCTGATCGAACGCCATCGAATTACTCAGGTCCCGATGGTGCCTGCGATGATTCAGTTTTCCATGGCAGAACCCACTTTCGAATCAGCCAACTTTTCCAGTGTCCGTGGATTTTTATATGGAGGTTCACCGATCTCAGGTGATTTGCTCGCCAGCGCTCAGCAAGCGTTTTCTCAGGCCGAATTCTTCCAAATCTATGGGTTGACCGAGACCGGGAACATGGCTGTGTGCCTGCGTCCGGAAGATCACAACCGGGATGATCGGCGTCTCGCGACCGGACGACCGCTGTCCGGTGTATCGTGCAAGATCATTCAACCCGATGGCACTACGGCACCGGCAAACGCGGTCGGGGAAGTATGGCTGAAATCTCCATCGGTGATGCTCGAGTACTGGAAGCGTCCGGAGGAAACTGCAGACACTCTTTCCGATGGTTGGATTCGAACCGGCGACGCCGGGTATCTAGCCGAAGACGGGTGCCTCTACGTCTGCGATCGTCTCAAAGACATGATTATCTACGCCGGAGAAAACTTGTTTCCCGCCGAGATCGAAACCGTACTCCGGCAACATGACGCGATCGGTGATGTCGCTGTTATCGGTGTTCCCGATCCCAAGTGGGGCGAATCTCCCAAAGCCTTCATCGAACTTCGCCACGGATCGGAGAAGCCAAAGGTTCGCGAGCTTCTCCGTTTTGCGAAATCTCAGCTCGCCGAATTCAAGGTCCCAAAGTCCTTTGAGTTCGTCGATCAGTTGCCACGCAATCCCAGTGGCAAAGTCCTCAAGAAAACACTTCGCCAACCGTACTGGGAAAACCAGCAACGCAAGGTGAACTAG